Below is a window of Haloterrigena alkaliphila DNA.
TGTACAACCCGCTCGCGCTGCTGACCGCGCTCTCTTTTTACTACTTCGTGCGGATACAGACGGACCGATCGACCGACGAGTCCGGGTTTCGAAACGAGATCGGGTACGTCGTCTCCACGGTCCTGCTCGGCTACACCCACGTCTTCGGGCTGTTCGCGATACTCGCCCAGAACGCCTACGTCTTCTCCCGACCGCTCGTCCGGATCGTCCCCCGGTCGCGACTGACGCTCCGCCGCTGGTTCGAACTCGAGGCGATCACCGCCCTGCTACTCGCGCCGTGGCTGGTGAAACTGGTTCGTCGAATGCTGGCGGCGCGCGCAGGTGAGACGACCAACGTCTCGTGGATCCCCCTGCCGACGGCCGAGACCGTCGGGGAGACGTTCGCGGCGTATCTCGGCGCCTACCTGTTCGAGGAGTCGTTCCCGATTCTCGTCTCGCTCGTCGTCGTGGGCTGTCTGGTGCTCGCGCTCTCGAGCGGCCGAAACGCGTGGGCGGGTGTCGACCGCGATACGGCGAGGGAGACTGAGCGCGGGACAGCGACGGAGGACGACCGCGAGAACCCACCGGTAAACGCCGTCTACCTGGTCGTCCTCTGGTTCGTCGTGCCGATACTCGTTCCGATCGTCCTCTCGCACGTCGTCACGCCCATCTTCGTGGATCGGTACTCGATCGGCGCGTCGCTGGCGTTTTTCCTCCTGATCGCGGTCGGGATCCGGACGCTCTCCCGGCCGTCGCTCCGGTACGTCGTCGTCGGGGTGCTCCTCGTGGGTCTCGTAGCGCCGCTCCCGACGTACTACCAGGACGACCAGAAGGAGCAGTGGCGTGGGGCCGCCGCCGACGTCGAGTCGACCGTCGACGGCGACGACGTCGTCCTCGTGAGCAGACCGTTCACGGAGCGGACGTTCGGTTTCTACTTCGACCGGCCGGACGTGCCCACGGTCCGGGTCCCGCCCGACGCGTCGGGCGACGAGATACGGGCGGCCGTCGACGGGCACGACGACGTCTGGATCGTCCTCTCGTACACCAGTTCGTCGACCAACCAGCGGATCGTCGACGCCGTGGAGAGCCGCGACGACTACCGCGGGCCCGTTGAAGTGAACCAATACAACGGCATCGCCGTGGTCCGACTCGAGCGGACGTCGGACGGCGGCTAGACTCGCCGGCGACGGCCCGCTCGTCGGTCACGCTCGCTCGAGTCCGAACGCGCCGCTCCTTAGCCGCGATCGGTTCGGCTCGGCCACCCGTCGCACTGCCGCCTGTCCAGTCGGTCGTCGGTCATCGCGACCCACCGCACCTCGTTCCAGCTCAGCCGGTAGTGGCAGGTCTCCGGTTTCGCCTGTTCCCAGTAGATCGTCTGCATCGACGGCACGTCCGCGTCGCTCGGCGAGATCGGCAGGGACTCCCCCTCCGGCTCGGCCCCCTCCTGCAGCGTCCGGAGCGTCGACTGCTGGGGCGACGACCCGAAGTGCCAGACCAGTCCCGAGAGAACGAGCGCGGCAAGGAGAACGACGACCGCGACGGCAGTCACCCAGTGTCGGGTCGTCCGGGACGCGTCGCCACTGAGACGATCCGTCGGTACCGACTGCCGCGTGGTGACGCGTTCGACGGCGACGGCGACGCCGAGCGCGACGAAGGCGAGCCAGAGGAGCGCGTCCGTCGAGCCGTCCAGGTCGACGAACACCACCTGCGCGGCGAGGAGCAGGCCGCCCGCCGGAATCCACCACCGCTCCCGGATATCGCGGACGGCGGCGCGCGCCCAGCCATAGAGCGCGACTGGGAGGAGCACCGCCCCGTAGCCGAACACCAGCAGTATCGTGTAGCCGCGCTCGGCCAGCGTGTACGACGATCCGGCGGTCAGCGTCGCGACGACCGTCTGGACGAACATGGGAACGAGCGCGCCCGCGGCTGCGAACGCGAGGACGACGACGCCGGTCACGACGCCGCCGCCCGCGACGGCCGAGAGCGCGCCCCGCCGCCCGGATCGCTGGAACGCCATCCCGACGATCAGCAGCGCGAAGACGCCCCCCGATTGCCACGAGCCGGCGCTCAGCGCCGCGATAGCCCCCGCGAGGAACGGCCGATCGCGGAGAACCAGCGCGAGCGCGAGGACGCCGAAGAACAGCGCGTAGAACTGCGCCCGGACGCCCTCCGGCGAGAGGAGGAAGAGCTCAGGCACGACGAGCATCGTCAGGCCGGCGGCGACCGCTGCGGCGTCCGTTTCAGTCACGAGGTACGCCACCCACCCGACGAGCAGGACGCTCGCGGCCGCGACGAGCACCGTGAGCGTCGTTCCGAGCGCGTGCAAAACGAGCATGTCCCCGCCGGAGAGGGCGGCGAGCACGGCCGTGATTCCGAACGGAACCGGCGGGTTCACGTCCCAGACGTCGACGTACGGAACGCCGCCCTCGAGGACGTACCAGCCCGTGTGCTGGAAGAACGCCGGGTCAGTCGCGAGCGCCGGCCAGGCGACGAGCAGGTGTCTGCCGAGGCCGGCGGCGAAGAGGACGGCGACGATCGGCCCGAGGACGACGAGCCAGTCGATGCGACCCCGGATACGTGACCGTGAGACCATCTCAGATCCGCTGCGATACCTTCTTCGCGATGGCGAGGGCGCCCTGGTCCCACGCGACGCGGTGGTCGAGACCGGTCTCGTCGGTCGACTCGTCGGCGTCGTAGTTCTCGAGGTACCACTCGTACGTCTCCACGAGCGCCTCCCGATTGGAGTACTCGGGCTCCCAGCCGAGGGATTTCAGTTTCTCGACGGAGACGTAGGAGTCCTCGGAGGCCGTCTCGTAGACCCACGGATACAGCGGCGAGAGGTTCAGCCTGTCGAGAACGCGGAGGACCGCGACCGTGAGGAAGGCGGGCGTTCCGATGGTGCGTTTCCCCGTCCCCGCGTAGTCGATGGGAGCCTGGAAGTCCGCCTTCATCGTGCCGTACTCGTCGGCGCCGACGTTGAACGTGTCGTCGACCGCCTCCTCGTCGCCGGTGAGCACCAGTTCGATGGCGGTGACGAGGTCGTGAACGTGCAGCAGTTGATAGCGGTTGTTCCCCCAGCCGACGAGCGGGACGTTCGCGCCGTCCTCGATCCAGTCGAACAGCACTTGAAACACGCCGAGTCGCTGCGGACCGATGAACGTCTTCGGGCGGAGGATGGGGACGCACATCCCCATCCGGCGGAAGTCCCGACAGACCTTCTCGGCCTCGATCTTGGCCTCGCCGTAGGGACCGACCCCGTCGAGGGGCGATTCCTCGGTGATGGGGTGAGTCTCGTGGGTCCCGTAGACCGCGGTCGAGGAGATGTAACAGACCCGGTCGACGTCGCGTTCCTTCGCCGCCCAGAGCACGTTTCGCGTGCCGTCGATGGTCGTCTCGCGGATGCGATCGGCGTCCCACAGCGGGAGCGCGGCCGCAGTGTGCACCACCGCGGTGGCGTCGCTCTCCTCGAGCGCGTCGGCCACCGACTCCTCGCTCCGAACGTCTCCTTCGACGAAGTCGATACCGTCCGTGTCGTCTTCCGGCTCGAAGGGTTTGAGATCCAACGCGGTGACGTCCCATCCCTGATCGCGGAAGTACTGACACGTGTGCAGACCGAGGAATCCGGTGCCTCCGGTGACGAGCAGCGTTCCGTTCGAATCGTCGCCGGCGCGCTCACTATCGCTCATCGTGATATCAAGCGAGACGTCCACACCGCGCTTCAATAGTGTGTCGGCGTTTCGCGGCCCGTAATCGGCTGATCGCCCTCGGTGAACGGGGAAGTACGGGACAGTGACGCGTTGTACCGAGCGGCACGTCCTCGGCGAGTGATCGCGCCGGCGGACCCGAGGCGATCGATGGGATGGTTCGCTGAAACCGAGCCGTTCGGTCGCTACGGTGGCGGTAATCCGCCTTCTAACGATGCGTTGTGATACTCGCTCGCTCACGACCGACTGTTGCGCGATCGGATGGCTCCCGTTACCAATCCACAGTGAGCGCTTGTATTCCGATCTCGATGAGGGCGATCGCGCACTCAGTCGCCCAGCACCGGTTAGCGTCCCCGTAGCTCCCCTGAACCGGCTACAAGCAAGCCGGATCTTTTTGTCGGCCTGTGTGGGAAGGTGGACAGACAGATGGCCCGCGCCTACGCCGATCGGAGCCGGTTCGTGGGGACCGTCTCGGGTCTGGTGAAGGAGATGCGCCCCTGGCAGTGGTACAAGCAGGGCATCCTGCTGCTGGGGCTCGTCTTCTCCAGGAGCCTGTTCGATCCGGTCGCCGTCACGAACGTCGCCGTCGGGATCGTCGCCTTCTGTGCCGTCGCGGGCGCGACGTACATCGGCAACGACATCGCCGATCTCGAGGAGGACCGCAACCATCCGCGGAAGAAACACCGGCCCATCGCCAGCGGCCAGGTCCCGGTCTCCGTGGCAGTCGCGTTCGCCGTCCTGCTCTTCGTCGGCGGGCTCGGCCTCTCCTGGTTCCTCGGTCCGCTGTTCCTCCTCGTCGTCTGTACGTACCTCGCCCAGAACGCGCTCTACTCCGCGTTGCTGAAGGATATCGTCATCGTCGACGTGATGGTCATCGCCATCGGGTTCGTCCTGCGGGCCGTCGCCGGCGTCGTCGCCATCGACGTCTACCTGAGTCCCTGGCTCGTCGTCTGTACGTTCCTCGGGGCGCTGATGCTCGCGCTCGGCAAGCGCCGCCACGAGATGACCGTCAGCGACGATCCGGCCGCGTCGCGCGCGACCCTCGCGGAGTACACCGAGGAGACGCTCGACCAGTTGCTCGTCGTCGTCCTCGCGGCGTTGCTCGTCTCCTACTCGCTCTACACGTTCTTCCGCGGCGGACTGTGGATGATGTCCACGCTCCCGTTCGCGTTCTTCGCGGCCTTCCGCTACCACTTCCTGGCCCACACGCGGAACCTGGGCGGCGACCCGAAGTTCCTCTTCGGCGACCCCCCGTTCTTCGTCAACCTCGTCCTTTGGGGACTCCTCGTCGTCGCCGTCCTTTACGGGGTTCCGGCCCGTCTCGTCGAGGTGATCGCGTGACCGTCTCACCCCACACCGCACCGAGATGACCGTCTCACCGCGCTCCGCACCGAGCCAACCATGACACGACGATACGATCTCCAGATCCACACGAACGCCTCGCCCTGCTCGAGTACGCCCCCCGAACGCGTGGCCGAAGCGGCGGCCGACGCCGGACTCGACGGCGTCGCCGTCACCGACCACGACACGCTCGCCAACGTCGACGCCGTTCGGGACGCCGCGCCGGACGGTCTCGCAGTGATTCCCGGGGTCGAGGTGACGACGACCGAGGGACACCTCCTGGCCCTCGACGTGGCGGAGCCACCGCCCAAAACGGATCCGCTGACGGTGATCGACCGCGTCCACGAGCAAGGCGGCGTCGCCATCCTCTCACACCCCTTCGACACGCTGCGGCAGTTCTACGAGACGGACCTCGAGGCCCTCGCCGAGGCCGTCGACGGGGTCGAAGCGGTGAACTCCCGCTGCGTCCGCCGCCGGTTCAACGACCGCGCGGCGTCGTTCGCGGCCGCCCGCGACCTGCCGGCGACCGGCGGGAGCGACGCCCACTTCCCGATGGAGGTCGGCCGCGCCTACACGATCGTCGAGGGCGACGGGTCGCTCGCGGACGCCGTCCGCGAGGGACGCGTGCGGCCGGGCGGTCGCGGACGCTACCTCTCGGGGCACGTCGCGACGAAACTCCACCAGTTCCGCACCGCCTCCGGTCGCGCCGTCGGGACCCTCACGTCGGGGCGGTTTCCGTGACGGCGAGCGGCGAGGCCGGCGGAGTCGGGGGGACGGTCGTCGATCGGTGCCGGCGGGTCGTCCGCGACCACGGCGTCTGGCTGACGGCGCTGCTCTCGGTCGCCGTCTTCCTCGGCCTCGCCGCCTACGCCGACGTCGGCGACGTGACGAGCGCCCTCGCCACGCTGCGCTGGCGGACGTTCGGGGCCGTCATCGGCCTGACGACCGTCGGCTACGGCTTCCGCTTCGCCAAGTGGCACTACTACCTCCGGCGTCTCGAAGCGGACGTTCCGCTCGACGCGAGCGCGATCACCTTCTTCAGCGGGCTGATGATGGTCGTCACGCCGGGGAAAGCCGGCGAGGTCTGGAAGGCGTGGTTCCTCCGGGACAAGCGCGGCGTGCCGGCCAGCGAGACCACCTCCGTCGTCGGCGCCGAGCGAATCACGGACCTCGTCGCGCTGGGCGCGATGGCCGCGCTCGGCCTGCTGGTCTACAGCCGGTCGTCGCTTCCCATCGTCGCCGTCCTCGGCGCCATCGCGGTCGGCATCGGGCTGCTCCAGTGGCGGCGGGCCTGTCTGGCGATCCTCGGACGACTCGAGTCGCTCCCGGTCCTCGGCGAGTACGCGACCGAACTGGAGCGGTTCTACGAGAGCGCGTACCGGCTGTTCCAGCTCCGACCGCTGGTCGTCGCGACGCTGCTCAGCCTCGCGGCGTGGGGGTTAGAGGGTATCGCGCTCTGGCTGGTCCTCGAGGGGTTCGGCGTCGAAGCCACCGTCGTCATCGGCCTGTTCGTCTTCGGTCTCGGGTCGGTCGTCGGCGCGGTGTCGATGCTGCCCGGCGGCCTCGCCGCCGCGGAGGCGTCGATGGTCGGCGTGCTGCTCACGTTCGGTTACCCCGAAGCCATCGCGGCGGCCGCGACGGTCGTGATCCGCGTGGGGACGCTCTGGTACGCCGCGGCGCTCGGGACGGCGGTGTTCCTCGCGTACAAGGCGACCCGCTGAACGGGCCGCGTGCGAAGCGACTCGGACGCTCGGTCGGGAGACCGGTGGGCGCGTAGCCGAGACGCGCCGCAGTTCCCCATTGATTCGACGCAGTGCCGGACGAACGTTTTTCCACGGCATTGTGGACGTGCGACCATGCGCCTCGTGGAGATCCTGATCCCGAAAGAGAAGCGGCAAATCGTCGAAGAGACGCTCGAGGAGGAAGGGCTCGATTACACGCTCATTACGGAGGAGAGTCGCGAGGAGCCCTCGGTCGTCATCACGTTCCCGCTGCCGGCACCCGCCGTCGAGTCCGTCCTCGACGACCTCCGGAACGCGGGACTCGAAGAGAACTCCTACACCGTGGTCGTCGAGGCCGAAACCGTCGTCTCCGAACAGTACGACGAACTCGAGCAGCGATACGCGCAGAACACCGCGCGGATCTCCCGCGAGGAGATGCGGGCTCGGGCGAAGGATCTCACGCCTCGATTCAGCACGTACGTCGTCATGATGGTGTTGAGCATGTTCGTCGCGACCGCCGGTCTGTTACTCGATTCGCCGGCGGTCGTCGTCGGGTCGATGGTGATCGCGCCCCTGATCGGACCCGCGCTCGGCGCGAGCGTCGGGACGGTGATCGACGACGACGCGCTGTTTCGCCGCGCGATCAAGCAGCAGGCGGTCGGGCTCGCCGTCGGTGTCGTCACCGCGTCGGCCTTCGCGTTCGTCGTCCGGACGACGGCGCTCGTTCCGCCGACGATCGATCTCTTCGCGATTTCGGAGATCGAGGGCCGGTTGACCCCGGACTTGCTCTCGCTGGTCATCGCGATCGGTGCCGGCGTGGCGGGCGCGTGGACGCTGACAGCGGGCACGGCGACCGCTCTCGTCGGCGTCATGATGGCCGTCGCCGTCGTTCCGCCACTGGGCGTCGTCGGCATCGGCATCGCGTGGGGTCTTCCGGGGGTCGCCATCGCCGCGAGCGTCCTCGTGCTCGTGAACATGGTTACGATCAACATCACCAGCCTCGGCGTCCTCTGGTACAAGGGGTATCGGCCGGACAACTGGTTCCAACAGGACGAGGCCCGCGTCGCGACGGAAAAACGCGCCGTCGCCCTCGCCGTCACGATCGTCGTCCTCTCGGCGTTTCTCGGGGTCGTGACCTACGACACCTACCGAACCGGGATGTACGAGGAGGAGGTAAACGGGGACGTGACCGACATCGTCGAGTCGCCCCAGCACGACGAGCTCTCGCTCATCGACGTCACGGTCGAGTACGACGATCCGGTCCCGATCCGCCAGCCGGAACGAGTCATCGTTCGCGTCTCGCATCCGGTCGGCACCGACCCGCCGCGAATCGGCGACGAGATTCGATCCCGCGAGAGCGTCCGCGCCGAGTCCGCGATTCGGTTGCCCTCCGGCCCGCTCGTCGAGTCCCAGCGCGCCGAGGTGGTCGTCTACTACGTCGAACGGGGATGATCGCTGCGACACCGCTCAGCGAACGGTATCCTCGAGCGATCGAGACCGTCGGACGGGCGGACGGTCAGACGATCGAACGAACGGAGATCCGACGGCGCTATCGGACGGTATCAGTCGCCCTGCCGGTAGAACGGCAGTCGGAACCGGACGCCGGCGTCGCGAAGTTGCCAGGTGATCTCGAGGCCGAGCCACGCCAGGCCGGCCAGGAGCGCGATACCGATGGCGGCGAACTCGTTCGCCCCCATCCAGATCGGCGTCGCGAACAGGAGGCCGTTGTGGACCCGGTGCGGGAGGATGTTCTCGAGGACGTCGCCGGCCCAGCCGAGCGGGTCGAAGCCGAAGAGGCCGTCGTCACCGCCCCCGCCTCCGCCGCCGCTATCGTCGTCCGTCCGGGACTCGAGGCCGAGTGCCTGGGCGCTCTGGCCGCCCTCGCTCTCGGCGCCGGTCTCGAGGCGTTCGGCCTCGTAGGGCAGCGTCGAGCCGACTTCCCAGACGATCTCGCCGGACTCGTCGACCTCGATCACGCGGTTGCCGTGGGAGTCGGCGATGAGCGTGTGCCCGTTGGGGAGGCGATCGACGTCGCGGGGCCACTGGATCACGTCGTCCTGCCACTCCCAGGTGCGCGTCCACTCGCCGTCCTCGCGCTGGAACTCCTGGACGCGGCCGTTCTCGGAGTCGGCGACGACGACGGCCGGCCCGCCCTGCGATTCGGGGATGTAGTCGGGGTTGTGCTGTTCGTACTGGACGTCGTACTCGTTCTCGCTCCCGAGCGTCCAGTCCTCGACCAGCCCCTCCTCTCGATCGAGGAAGACGACCTGATCCTGGTTGCGGAGACTGGCCATGATCCGTCCGTCGTTCGGATCGCCCTCCTCGTCGATGTACTCGACGTCGTTGATGTGGGCCCAATCCTCGGGGTACGGCCCGGCTTCCTCGACGGGGAAGTCGCTCTGGGCGTCCCAGAGCCAGTCGACGACCTCCGTCTCGGTGTTCACGACGAACACCTGGTCGGCGACGATGTCGGCGACGACGACGTGCGTCTCGTTGATGCGGTCCGCGTCGTGCCACTCGCCGGCGGTCTCCTTGTAGTCGTAGCGCTCGTAGACGACCTCGGGTTCGGGATTCTCCGCCTCGAGGTCGACGCGTTCGATCACGTTGAGCGCACACGGCGGGTCGGTACACGTCGGCCCCTCTGAGTGGATCGTGTCCGTCGCCGTGTACTCGATGGTCATCGGATCGCCCTCGACGGGATCGGCGTCGAAGTACTTCGTGCGGCTGTTATCGTAGTATCGCACCTCGCCGTCGGGCGAGTAGACGGTGATCGTCCCGGCACGCCCCGACTCGGTGACGACCGTGTGGTTCTCCGTCGCCGGCGCCTCGGGGACCTCCTCCTGGGACGCGGTCGAGAGCTCGTTGCCCATCGACGCGCTGACCACGGCGGCGGCCGAGAGGAGGATGATCACGAGAAAGACGATTCGGAGGCTATTCCGCGAGAGTGCCGATCGAAACCGGGACAGCCCCGATCGAGCGCCCGCGAGCGCGTCGGACGAACGCTCACTCACGATCGATCACCCTCGAGTGCCAACACGGCAACTGGGAACCCATTACCTGTGCTTTCCCAAGCGACGTATTAGTTTTTTGTGACCTGTTTCGACGACCACCGATCAGGGTCCCCGACCGATCGACTCCGCCGACCAAAAAGCGTATGCAATGGCTCTGGTATGTCTCGGCAACCGTGACCGAAACGAAAACGACGCACTCGAGGACGGATCGCGACGCCGCCACGACGGTGGGCGACGATCGCCCGG
It encodes the following:
- a CDS encoding glycosyltransferase family 39 protein translates to MAPAPPTETDGERVRDRSPAGVPIELYPIAVVAAALRLFRLESESYWVDEVVSVTTATSNTPIELLISVPGNDPHPPFYYLLLSGWTALFGTSELATRLLSALAGIATVVVLYGIGRRLFDREVGAIAAVLVAVSPFHVWYAQEVRMYNPLALLTALSFYYFVRIQTDRSTDESGFRNEIGYVVSTVLLGYTHVFGLFAILAQNAYVFSRPLVRIVPRSRLTLRRWFELEAITALLLAPWLVKLVRRMLAARAGETTNVSWIPLPTAETVGETFAAYLGAYLFEESFPILVSLVVVGCLVLALSSGRNAWAGVDRDTARETERGTATEDDRENPPVNAVYLVVLWFVVPILVPIVLSHVVTPIFVDRYSIGASLAFFLLIAVGIRTLSRPSLRYVVVGVLLVGLVAPLPTYYQDDQKEQWRGAAADVESTVDGDDVVLVSRPFTERTFGFYFDRPDVPTVRVPPDASGDEIRAAVDGHDDVWIVLSYTSSSTNQRIVDAVESRDDYRGPVEVNQYNGIAVVRLERTSDGG
- a CDS encoding DolP-mannose mannosyltransferase, which gives rise to MVSRSRIRGRIDWLVVLGPIVAVLFAAGLGRHLLVAWPALATDPAFFQHTGWYVLEGGVPYVDVWDVNPPVPFGITAVLAALSGGDMLVLHALGTTLTVLVAAASVLLVGWVAYLVTETDAAAVAAGLTMLVVPELFLLSPEGVRAQFYALFFGVLALALVLRDRPFLAGAIAALSAGSWQSGGVFALLIVGMAFQRSGRRGALSAVAGGGVVTGVVVLAFAAAGALVPMFVQTVVATLTAGSSYTLAERGYTILLVFGYGAVLLPVALYGWARAAVRDIRERWWIPAGGLLLAAQVVFVDLDGSTDALLWLAFVALGVAVAVERVTTRQSVPTDRLSGDASRTTRHWVTAVAVVVLLAALVLSGLVWHFGSSPQQSTLRTLQEGAEPEGESLPISPSDADVPSMQTIYWEQAKPETCHYRLSWNEVRWVAMTDDRLDRRQCDGWPSRTDRG
- a CDS encoding NAD-dependent epimerase/dehydratase family protein, producing the protein MSDSERAGDDSNGTLLVTGGTGFLGLHTCQYFRDQGWDVTALDLKPFEPEDDTDGIDFVEGDVRSEESVADALEESDATAVVHTAAALPLWDADRIRETTIDGTRNVLWAAKERDVDRVCYISSTAVYGTHETHPITEESPLDGVGPYGEAKIEAEKVCRDFRRMGMCVPILRPKTFIGPQRLGVFQVLFDWIEDGANVPLVGWGNNRYQLLHVHDLVTAIELVLTGDEEAVDDTFNVGADEYGTMKADFQAPIDYAGTGKRTIGTPAFLTVAVLRVLDRLNLSPLYPWVYETASEDSYVSVEKLKSLGWEPEYSNREALVETYEWYLENYDADESTDETGLDHRVAWDQGALAIAKKVSQRI
- a CDS encoding decaprenyl-phosphate phosphoribosyltransferase, whose protein sequence is MARAYADRSRFVGTVSGLVKEMRPWQWYKQGILLLGLVFSRSLFDPVAVTNVAVGIVAFCAVAGATYIGNDIADLEEDRNHPRKKHRPIASGQVPVSVAVAFAVLLFVGGLGLSWFLGPLFLLVVCTYLAQNALYSALLKDIVIVDVMVIAIGFVLRAVAGVVAIDVYLSPWLVVCTFLGALMLALGKRRHEMTVSDDPAASRATLAEYTEETLDQLLVVVLAALLVSYSLYTFFRGGLWMMSTLPFAFFAAFRYHFLAHTRNLGGDPKFLFGDPPFFVNLVLWGLLVVAVLYGVPARLVEVIA
- a CDS encoding PHP domain-containing protein translates to MTRRYDLQIHTNASPCSSTPPERVAEAAADAGLDGVAVTDHDTLANVDAVRDAAPDGLAVIPGVEVTTTEGHLLALDVAEPPPKTDPLTVIDRVHEQGGVAILSHPFDTLRQFYETDLEALAEAVDGVEAVNSRCVRRRFNDRAASFAAARDLPATGGSDAHFPMEVGRAYTIVEGDGSLADAVREGRVRPGGRGRYLSGHVATKLHQFRTASGRAVGTLTSGRFP
- a CDS encoding lysylphosphatidylglycerol synthase transmembrane domain-containing protein; the protein is MTASGEAGGVGGTVVDRCRRVVRDHGVWLTALLSVAVFLGLAAYADVGDVTSALATLRWRTFGAVIGLTTVGYGFRFAKWHYYLRRLEADVPLDASAITFFSGLMMVVTPGKAGEVWKAWFLRDKRGVPASETTSVVGAERITDLVALGAMAALGLLVYSRSSLPIVAVLGAIAVGIGLLQWRRACLAILGRLESLPVLGEYATELERFYESAYRLFQLRPLVVATLLSLAAWGLEGIALWLVLEGFGVEATVVIGLFVFGLGSVVGAVSMLPGGLAAAEASMVGVLLTFGYPEAIAAAATVVIRVGTLWYAAALGTAVFLAYKATR
- a CDS encoding TIGR00341 family protein translates to MRLVEILIPKEKRQIVEETLEEEGLDYTLITEESREEPSVVITFPLPAPAVESVLDDLRNAGLEENSYTVVVEAETVVSEQYDELEQRYAQNTARISREEMRARAKDLTPRFSTYVVMMVLSMFVATAGLLLDSPAVVVGSMVIAPLIGPALGASVGTVIDDDALFRRAIKQQAVGLAVGVVTASAFAFVVRTTALVPPTIDLFAISEIEGRLTPDLLSLVIAIGAGVAGAWTLTAGTATALVGVMMAVAVVPPLGVVGIGIAWGLPGVAIAASVLVLVNMVTINITSLGVLWYKGYRPDNWFQQDEARVATEKRAVALAVTIVVLSAFLGVVTYDTYRTGMYEEEVNGDVTDIVESPQHDELSLIDVTVEYDDPVPIRQPERVIVRVSHPVGTDPPRIGDEIRSRESVRAESAIRLPSGPLVESQRAEVVVYYVERG
- a CDS encoding aryl-sulfate sulfotransferase, encoding MSERSSDALAGARSGLSRFRSALSRNSLRIVFLVIILLSAAAVVSASMGNELSTASQEEVPEAPATENHTVVTESGRAGTITVYSPDGEVRYYDNSRTKYFDADPVEGDPMTIEYTATDTIHSEGPTCTDPPCALNVIERVDLEAENPEPEVVYERYDYKETAGEWHDADRINETHVVVADIVADQVFVVNTETEVVDWLWDAQSDFPVEEAGPYPEDWAHINDVEYIDEEGDPNDGRIMASLRNQDQVVFLDREEGLVEDWTLGSENEYDVQYEQHNPDYIPESQGGPAVVVADSENGRVQEFQREDGEWTRTWEWQDDVIQWPRDVDRLPNGHTLIADSHGNRVIEVDESGEIVWEVGSTLPYEAERLETGAESEGGQSAQALGLESRTDDDSGGGGGGGDDGLFGFDPLGWAGDVLENILPHRVHNGLLFATPIWMGANEFAAIGIALLAGLAWLGLEITWQLRDAGVRFRLPFYRQGD